One segment of Anopheles stephensi strain Indian chromosome 3, UCI_ANSTEP_V1.0, whole genome shotgun sequence DNA contains the following:
- the LOC118509536 gene encoding LOW QUALITY PROTEIN: alpha-amylase A-like (The sequence of the model RefSeq protein was modified relative to this genomic sequence to represent the inferred CDS: inserted 1 base in 1 codon) codes for MATFGAIVLILVSSSLHSTSSLQLGPFTIPTIANGGALGFSSSLLSASLDPQSRRVAFAAQAPPFGTGSATSPSLTSLIETFTNPFASFLPSQANTPSLTSLLAPSNVQIPGVSAFTDTLRSFGNTLPDGIGRIQNAASSFQSLATNASRAVFDPAAILNQFAQLIPSTEQRSAARAPNDVNTLNPVQSGLNSFQSLATNASRAVFDPAAILNQFAQFIPSTEQRSATRVPNILSAFSPAQSGLNLGSNFEVNYSSDNAAPVDIIPEATSKLSSIPSSGTPVNRNDPHYYPGRQVMVHLFEWTFDDIAVECEEFLGPAGYGGVQVSPVNEYVIALNRPWWERYQPISYAIKSRSGTEQQFAAMVRRCQRAGVRVYVDLVXQHMAAPGGSVPLYGTAGSPSDPANRQYPAVPYNRTHFHTACIIRDYRNATEVRDCELSGLPDLNQAEPYVRDRIVEFMNRLIGLGVAGFRMDASKHMQPEDLGAIYRRLSYLNVAFDFPVDAAPFIYQEVIDLGNEAVTASQYTDLGQVTEFKYSLFIGLIYHGMMEASALQALTKNNATQFGLIPSDSALVFVDNHDNQRGHGAGGDTILTFKERTKYIQAIAFTLATDYGTVRLMSSYNFTDPSQGPPADGQENILPPGRPTSAGSCQNGWVCEHRWPVVRRLVSFRNLVAPAPLTDVQITSGTFAFCRGSVGFAVFNSGSETYHGVWNTCLPAGEYCDIITGERVGSDCIGTRVLVTEDGTVSLTLPAYSSVVLDLIRRVS; via the exons ATGGCTACTTTCGGTGCGATAGTGCTGATTCTAGTGAGTTCAAGTTTGCATTCCACTTCCAGCCTACAGTTGGGCCCTTTCACCATACCGACCATCGCTAATGGTGGTGCTTTGGGATTCTCCAGCAGTCTGCTCAGCGCATCACTCGATCCTCAATCGAGACGCGTTGCCTTCGCAGCGCAAGCTCCACCCTTCGGCACCGGCAGTGCTACTTCCCCATCGCTAACGAGCTTAATAGAAACGTTTACCAATCCTTTCGCCAGTTTCCTGCCCAGCCAGGCAAATACGCCATCCTTGACGTCGTTGCTAGCGCCATCGAATGTACAGATTCCGGGAGTGTCGGCGTTTACCGATACACTCCGATCGTTTGGCAACACTCTTCCGGACGGCATTGGTCGCATTCAAAATGCCGCCAGCTCCTTCCAAAGTCTTGCTACAAATGCCTCGCGAGCTGTGTTTGATCCTGCTGCGATTCTTAACCAATTTGCGCAGTTAATTCCAAGCACCGAACAGCGAAGTGCCGCGCGTGCTCCCAACGATGTAAATACATTGAACCCTGTACAGAGTGGTCTCAACTCCTTCCAAAGTCTTGCAACAAATGCCTCGCGAGCTGTGTTTGATCCTGCTGCGATTCTTAATCAATTTGCACAGTTCATTCCATCCACCGAACAGCGGAGTGCTACACGTGTTCCGAACATTTTAAGTGCGTTTAGCCCAGCGCAGAGTGGCCTCAACCTAGGATCGAATTTTGAAGTGAACTACTCCTCCGATAATGCTGCCCCCGTCGACATCATCCCGGAAGCCACATCTAAGTTGTCCAGCATCCCATCCTCTGGCACTCCGGTAAATCGAAACGATCCTCACTACTATCCCGGACGGCAGGTGATGGTACATCTGTTCGAGTGGACGTTCGACGACATTGCGGTAGAATGTGAGGAGTTCCTCGGACCTGCCGGATACGGTGGCGTACAAGTGTCGCCGGTGAACGAGTACGTCATTGCACTGAACCGTCCCTGGTGGGAAAGATATCAGCCCATCTCGTACGCGATCAAGTCCCGCTCGGGAACCGAGCAACAGTTTGCCGCTATGGTACGCCGTTGCCAGCGGGCAGGTGTTCGTGTGTACGTGGACCTCG GTCAGCATATGGCAGCTCCGGGTGGTAGTGTCCCACTGTACGGTACTGCTGGATCACCGAGTGATCCGGCGAACAGACAATACCCCGCCGTACCGTACAATCGAACCCACTTCCATACGGCTTGTATCATTCGGGACTATCGCAATGCCACGGAGGTGCGGGACTGTGAGCTGAGCGGTTTGCCCGACTTGAATCAAGCCGAACCGTACGTTCGGGATCGTATCGTAGAGTTTATGAACCGGCTGATCGGGCTGGGAGTGGCCGGCTTTAGGATGGACGCAAGCAAACACATGCAGCCGGAAGATTTGGGTGCGATCTACAGGCGGTTAAGCTACTTGAACGTGGCGTTCGATTTCCCTGTGGATGCGGCCCCATTTATCTACCAGGAAGTGATCGATCTTGGCAATGAAGCTGTAACTGC TTCCCAGTACACCGATCTTGGGCAGGTGACCGAGTTTAAGTATTCTCTCTTTATCGGACTTATCTACCATGGCATGATGGAAGCTTCCGCCCTACAAGCGCTGACCAAAAACAACGCCACTCAGTTCGGCCTAATACCGTCCGATTCGGCACTGGTGTTTGTGGACAACCATGACAATCAGCGGGGACACGGTGCGGGTGGCGATACGATACTtaccttcaaagaaaggaccaagtACATCCAGGCCATCGCATTCACGCTAGCCACCGATTATGGCACGGTACGGTTGATGAGTTCCTACAACTTTACCGACCCCAGCCAAGGACCACCGGCGGACGGGCAGGAGAACATCCTGCCGCCCGGCCGTCCTACCAGCGCTGGATCCTGCCAGAATGGATGGGTTTGTGAGCATCGATGGCCGGTCGTACGGCGGTTGGTTAGCTTCCGAAATCTGGTGGCACCAGCACCGCTTACCGATGTTCAGATTACGAGCGGCACGTTTGCTTTCTGTCGTGGCAGTGTTGGGTTTGCCGTGTTCAACTCCGGAAGCGAAACGTACCACGGGGTATGGAACACGTGCCTTCCTGCAGGTGAGTATTGTGATATTATTACCGGCGAACGGGTCGGTTCGGATTGCATCGGAACGCGTGTACTTGTAACGGAAGACGGTACGGTTAGCCTAACACTACCCGCGTACTCTAGCGTAGTACTAGATCTTATAAGACGCGTTTCGTGA
- the LOC118509537 gene encoding U3 small nucleolar ribonucleoprotein protein IMP3 produces MVRKLKFHEQKLLKKVDFFNWKETNSLQEAKVMRKYHLQKREDYTAYNKVSRNVRELARKIADIDPKHPFRTEMSALLLEKLYVMGVIPTKWDLENANNISASSFCRRRLPLVLVRNKMSENVSHATKMIEHGHVRVGVEVVKDPAFLVPRTLEDFVTWVDGSAIQKHLMEYNDMRDDFEM; encoded by the coding sequence ATGGTGCGCAAACTGAAATTCCACGAGCAGAAGCTGCTCAAGAAGGTGGACTTTTTCAACTGGAAGGAAACGAACAGTCTGCAGGAGGCGAAGGTGATGCGCAAGTATCACCTACAGAAGCGGGAAGATTACACCGCGTACAACAAGGTGTCCCGGAACGTTCGGGAGCTGGCACGGAAGATTGCCGACATCGATCCGAAGCACCCGTTCCGGACGGAGATGAgtgcgctgctgctggagaagCTGTACGTGATGGGTGTGATACCGACCAAGTGGGATCTGGAGAATGCAAACAACATCAGCGCGTCGTCCTTCTGCCGTCGCCGTCTGCCGCTCGTGCTGGTGCGGAACAAGATGTCGGAAAATGTGTCGCACGCGACGAAAATGATCGAGCACGGTCATGTGCGGGTCGGGGTGGAGGTTGTCAAGGATCCTGCCTTTCTGGTGCCGCGCACGCTGGAAGATTTCGTCACCTGGGTGGATGGTTCCGCCATCCAGAAGCATCTGATGGAGTATAACGATATGAGGGATGATTTTGAGATGTAA
- the LOC118509534 gene encoding uncharacterized protein LOC118509534, which translates to MVLRGVRGGYHSRGGGSRGAGRSSYHGGSGYHGSNHHNSSSYDNRNDNRNSRYSGGGGGNGGGGGGGGGGGYDSRNSSRYESDSRYSRHDSRNDSYKRSNSSKYEDNRDRRSPDRKRPRSDHNTQGGSSRRDYGSSGGSSGGVGGRGGGSSSRYHEGGSSGSSYDKRGSNEHHSSSSGAADRSSSNKFDHHRSSSSASRSHGGGGGGGGGDSGSSYRSRDNNSSSMGPPRSVAMRSNHSSSSGGGRSMMRPPLGGGHRSHIGGSSIMGSGGIHRRGGGMMRGRISHYRSDGRRGMLTSRILGGHHRRTDMRPMTMHNRRYPSMRGRGDMRNRILGSDAKRGLDMKISKKVLIKRALQAAKDGYEDSQSENDDDDDEEEEDEEDEVGDVDVGPARAKKAKKADTSVAEDDDDDEEEQEGANKEEKGELWDDEDDGADAKSKSSARHEEDQDEDDANNKTGTTVDEPDEEKEKDGAKQQPAAKKAIKKEDAKDGGEGDRKASDEGTESKRSTKINTKYRSSNFIKLTCVHCKLKCVTFKEYQMHLYSRGHKIKMRSLAVKCRERLLEMRAAQRNAQNDEDGKSDDGTGGDDGKRPGFCMLCRLNYRQQRAVHQQSEGHKMMKKFLMPYCNVCNVGFKSPMAYETHRASLDHLKIKARVERYASSSKGDESGEENPVDTGDLDLDSLTIVDEVGKVDEICDPAVGGEAPVRKQRGGDGGGRAGTEDDDDDDEDDDEEDEDDENQMIIGEEHVKKVQVQYCDLCNMYLPRRFENQERVLREHCKKRPHLKLYIRYRKDKKLREQAERIHKKKLKGDKEAATGTKDEKKANDSVGTTDTKPSIDSDASGAGGATKPTETVKSESSDVKSEKKNDTTSSAGSEPTTGNNAAKANSSTSAGNTNATAASHDTTSFDSCEANLSLDGSNNLAALAGTDGPVTLLDEQVDKLMWQVVDNDDLGDLLRDVQDDVEEEDDDKTNLERYDKFRHTEKNGLEQQQRTDAPGDGAEDEEDNKTSSTTGQGKKGAPANGGADAAAANGETGKESKPVVG; encoded by the exons ATGGTTTTACGAGGTGTACGGGGTGGGTACCACTCGCGAGGTGGAGGCTCGCGAGGGGCTGGCCGTAGCTCGTACCACGGTGGCAGTGGATATCATGGCTCGAACCACCACAACAGCAGTAGCTATGACAACCGGAACGATAACCGAAACAGTCGGTacagtggcggcggcggtggcaacggaggtggtggtggtggcggcggcggcggtgggtACGATTCCCGCAACTCGTCCCGGTATGAGTCAGACTCAAGGTATTCTCGGCACGATAGTCGCAACGATAGCTACAAGCGGTCCAATTCTTCCAAGTACGAG GATAATCGTGACCGTCGCTCGCCGGATCGGAAGCGTCCTCGCAGCGATCACAACACTCAG GGAGGAAGCTCGCGGCGTGATtatggcagcagtggcggcagcagcggcggTGTTGGTGGCCGTGGCGGTGGATCATCTAGCCGGTACCACGAGGGAGGCAGTTCCGGCTCGTCGTACGACAAGCGCGGCAGCAACGAGCACCATTCGTCGTCGTCCGGTGCTGCCGACCGTTCGAGCAGCAACAAGTTCGATCAtcatcgcagcagcagcagcgccagcCGTAgccacggtggtggtggtggtggtggtggcggtgattCTGGCAGTTCTTACAGGTCCAGGGACAACAACTCGAGCAGCATGGGACCACCGCGGTCGGTGGCGATGCGGAGCAAccatagcagcagcagcggcggcggtCGTTCGATGATGCGCCCACCGCTGGGAGGCGGTCATCGATCGCACATCGGCGGCAGCTCCATCATGGGCAGTGGCGGTATCCATCGCCGGGGAGGTGGTATGATGCGGGGACGGATTTCGCACTACCGGTCCGATGGCCGGCGGGGCATGCTGACGTCACGCATCTTGGGTGGGCACCACCGGCGCACGGACATGCGACCGATGACGATGCACAACCGGCGCTACCCTTCGATGCGGGGTCGGGGCGACATGCGGAACCGTATCCTGGGTAGCGACGCGAAACGGGGATTAGATATGAAGATATCGAAGAA AGTCCTCATCAAGCGTGCCCTGCAGGCAGCTAAAGACGGGTACGAAGATTCCCAGTCCGagaacgatgacgatgacgatgaggaggaggaggacgaggaggacgaggttGGTGATGTCGATGTGGGACCAGCGCGCGCTAAAAAGGCAAAGAAAGCCGACACCAGTGTTGCGgaggacgatgacgacgacgaggaggagcAGGAGGGAGCTAATAAGGAGGAAAAAGGTGAACTGTgggatgatgaggatgatgggGCCGATGCCAAGTCGAAGTCGTCGGCGCGCCACGAGGAGGATCAGGATGAGGACGATGCGAACAACAAAACTGGCACTACGGTGGACGAGCCAGacgaggaaaaggaaaaggatggTGCAAAGCAGCAACCAGCGGCAAAGAAAGCGATCAAGAAGGAGGATGCGAAGGACGGTGGAGAAGGCGATCGGAAGGCTTCGGACGAGGGTACGGAGAGCAAGCGCTCGACCAAGATCAACACCAAGTACCGTTCGTCGAACTTTATCAAGCTTACGTGTGTGCATTGTAAGCTGAAGTGCGTCACATTCAAG GAGTACCAAATGCATCTTTACTCCCGTGGGCACAAAATAAAGATGCGCTCGTTGGCGGTAAAATGTCGCGAGCGGCTGCTGGAGATGCGTGCCGCACAGCGAAACGCGCAAAACGACGAGGATGGGAAGTCGGACGATGGTACGGGCGGGGATGATGGCAAGCGTCCGGGATTCTGTATGCTGTGCCGGTTAAACTATCGACAGCAGCGCGCCGTACACCAGCAGTCCGAAGGGCACAAGATGATGAAGAAATTCCTCATGCCGTACTGTAACGTGTGCAACGTGGGCTTCAAGAGCCCGATGGCGTACGAAACGCATCGTGCCTCGTTGGATCATttgaagatcaaggcacgcgTCGAGCGGTACGCTTCATCGAGCAAGGGCGACGAGTCGGGTGAGGAGAATCCGGTCGATACGGGCGATCTCGACCTGGACAGCCTAACGATCGTCGATGAGGTCGGTAAGGTGGATGAAATCTGCGACCCGGCAGTCGGTGGGGAAGCGCCTGTGAGGAAACAGCGTGGcggggatggtggtggtcgtgcCGGAAcggaggacgacgacgacgacgacgaggatgacgatgaagaggacgaggacgatgaAAACCAGATGATCATCGGGGAGGAACACGTGAAGAAGGTGCAGGTGCAGTACTGCGACCTGTGCAATATGTATTTGCCGCGTCGCTTCGAAAACCAGGAACGGGTGCTGCGCGAGCACTGTAAGAAGCGACCCCATCTGAAGCTGTACATTCGCTACCGCAAGGATAAGAAGCTGCGCGAACAGGCGGAACGGATTCACAAGAAGAAGCTGAAGGGCGACAAGGAGGCTGCCACGGGAACGAAGG ATGAAAAGAAAGCCAACGATTCGGTTGGAACCACCGACACGAAGCCATCGATTGACAGCGATGCCAGTGGCGCCGGTGGCGCTACCAAACCAACCGAAACGGTGAAATCCGAAAGCAGCGATGTGAAATCGGAAAAGAAGAACGACACCACCTCCAGCGCGGGCAGTGAGCCAACTACCGGTAACAATGCGGCTAAAGCAAACAGCTCTACCAGTGCGGGCAATACGAACGCCACTGCCGCATCGCACGATACGACCAGCTTTGACTCATGCGAAGCTAATCTATCGCTCGACGGAAGCAATAACTTGGCAGCGCTCGCTGGCACCGATGGTCCCGTAACGCTGCTGGACGAACAGGTCGACAAGCTGATGTGGCAGGTGGTGGACAATGACGATTTGGGCGATCTGTTGCGGGACGTGCAGGATGACGTCGAGGAGGAAGATGACGACAAAACGAACCTGGAGCGTTACGACAAGTTCCGGCACACGGAAAAGAATGGGCTCGAACAGCAGCAACGAACTGACGCGCCCGGTGACGGGGccgaggacgaggaggacaACAAAACCTCGTCGACCACCGGTCAGGGTAAGAAAGGTGCGCCagcgaacggtggtgcagATGCGGCGGCGGCGAACGGTGAGACCGGCAAAGAATCGAAACCGGTTGTAGGTTAG